In Lotus japonicus ecotype B-129 chromosome 5, LjGifu_v1.2, one genomic interval encodes:
- the LOC130720362 gene encoding dehydration-responsive element-binding protein 1B-like yields the protein MTTYMPKIQKRKAGRKKFHETRHPTYKGVKQRNGKWVCELRQPNNKKARVWLGTFSHPDMAAVAYDVAALAFKGDAASLNFPHAATSFPRLNSRTCSVRAIQFAAMEAAEKHFSCRDDVMDEGEMIERSDKRGGSDELCLEVAGLGGNDSGRLYWDEEEVFNLPGLINSMAEGLIITPPALERGFSWAGGETTVDLTLWEN from the coding sequence ATGACTACTTACATGCCCAAAATACAGAAAAGAAAAGCTGGGAGGAAGAAGTTCCATGAAACGCGACACCCTACCTACAAAGGTGTGAAACAGAGAAACGGGAAGTGGGTGTGCGAGCTACGACAGCCTAACAACAAAAAAGCGCGTGTGTGGCTCGGAACATTTTCTCACCCTGACATGGCGGCGGTAGCCTATGATGTGGCCGCGTTGGCATTCAAGGGGGACGCTGCTTCCTTGAACTTCCCTCACGCGGCCACGTCGTTTCCGCGACTCAACTCGCGCACGTGTTCCGTTAGGGCGATTCAGTTCGCGGCCATGGAAGCAGCGGAGAAGCACTTTTCTTGTAGGGACGACGTCATGGATGAGGGTGAGATGATTGAAAGGAGTGATAAACGTGGCGGTTCTGATGAGCTATGTTTGGAGGTGGCAGGTTTGGGAGGAAATGATTCTGGAAGATTGTATTGGGATGAAGAGGAGGTGTTCAACTTGCCTGGGTTGATAAATAGCATGGCGGAAGGGTTGATCATCACGCCACCGGCGTTGGAGAGAGGCTTCAGTTGGGCTGGTGGGGAAACTACTGTGGACTTGACTCTCTGGGAAAACTGA